Proteins co-encoded in one Rhopalosiphum maidis isolate BTI-1 chromosome 2, ASM367621v3, whole genome shotgun sequence genomic window:
- the LOC113551474 gene encoding DNA (cytosine-5)-methyltransferase PliMCI-like, producing the protein MESMISNENSAMITEDEQDLQITPKHFKYTLRHTKEPCSTPADDVLNKTSHLQSKICCKFCHKTKTEDVFIPSDAKPECIVLANEALANIFTDNFNIIQHNLINYSIYDENGHMCSIDSGMMERNVKLYITGYVKPIYNHSLNIEDGIAGMAGPILEWWLSSYDGGAQALIGINTEYADYLLIEPHPNYKKYMTSVIEKINLSKIVIEKMLDNHESDDSTYEDILNYVVTSINPATGNKFSEEELIAHAQFVLDQVTDYDSTGMYDFPLSETQFVETLTELSGAAKSVNAPTRRLGRLGQGITCIKTDFSQRKFSKATTTELVKDVFENVFAAQLDIDDNQSEETMNKLVKTVFDNVCDENVSNLSDINYVEDQVIWNDQKLCEKMFVVIKKNVSKIPLIGRIEYFFQTTFKNKAHIQLFMHSYETVLGETADPQEIFALKKCTNIDIKNIVKIIDVVQKIPRNNWFQLGNSKLQDLLEPVNRNNKNSFFYQLQYDDEFGRFEYPKPEELITDIRDEYCSNCEVFDLENKSKEPEVLEFIEEENGISYFYKFKLLNEEYKIGNFIYLQPGIFSMADRSNMIEEEQFEYTETIKNICNQEQKIIDETVYPEYYRKTLENTMRGSNETTPDPFDIAEILAIYFIAHDNKKVKLIVRRMYRAEQILLEDSARNADMNMLFWSEEEFRITCEYICGKCYVSYGTNIRDPLVWSSLGPDRFYFTKQYDSLTDSIVPEYKLPCEAKLIGKEVYVNYNYNYVDEDKLQYIPSYKKIKPLRGLDIFAGCGGLSKGLEDSGLVISNWAIECDEIAADAFKLNNPGSTVFVEDCNNLLKLAMSGEKTNSKNQNIPQKGEVDFICGGPPCQGFSGMNRFNSGQYSLFKNSLIVSFLSYIDFYRPKYFVVENVRNFVSFKNSMILKLTLRCITRMGYQCTFGVLQAGNFGVPQTRRRLIIMAAAPGETLPFYPEPIHVFNKKSSSLSVQVGDKKFKTNCKYEESAPMRTVTVYDAWSDLPEILNGAYEEKILYKSKPITHLQKLLRYPNNRYEESILSDHICKDMSPLVQARIELIPVGEGSDWRDLPNSKVKLPDGSYTNKLLYTHNDIKNGYGPNGELRGVCQCASGRKCDPQDRQINTIIPWCLPHTGNRHNNWAGLYGRLAWSGFCSTTITNPEPMGKQGRVLHPEQHRVVSVRECARSQGFKDSFIFNGPIINKHRQIGNAVPPPMGTAIGHEIIKAIYQNHGL; encoded by the exons ATGGAATCGAtgatttcaaatgaaaattctG cgaTGATAACCGAAGATGAACAAGATCTTCAAATAACTCCTAAACATTTCAAGTATACATTAAGACATACAAAGGAACCATGCTCAACACCTGCTGATGATGTTCTAAATAAAACTAGTCATTTGCAAAGTAAGATATGCTGTAAGTTTTGTCATAAAACTAAAACAGAAGATGTGTTCATACCTTCAGATGCTAAACCTGAGTGCATTGTATTAGCTAATGAAGCTTTGGCCAATATTTTcactgataattttaatattattcaacacaaccttataaattatagtatttatgatGAAAATGGACACATGTGCTCAATAGATTCAGGAATGATGGAGAGAAATGTAAAGCTTTATATAACTGGCTATGTGAAACCAATTTATAACCACAGTCTAAATATAGAAGATGGAATTGCAGGTATGGCGGGGCCAATATTAGAATGGTGGTTATCATCATATGATGGAGGTGCTCAGgcattaataggtataaatactgaatatgctgattacttattaattgaaCCACAtcccaattataaaaaatatatgacatcAGTGattgaaaagataaatttGAGCAAAatagtaattgaaaaaatgttagaCAATCATGAATCTGATGATTCGACTTATgaggatattttaaattatgttgtaaCATCTATAAATCCAGCAACAGGCAATAAATTTTCAGAAGAAGAACTTATCGCTCATGCACAGTTTGTACTCGATCAAGTAACAGACTATGATTCAACTGGCATGTATGATTTTCCGTTATCTGAGACTCAGTTTGTTGAAACTTTGACTGAACTGTCAGGGGCTGCAAAATCTGTTAATGCACCAACCAGAAGGTTAGGTAGATTGGGACAAGGaattacatgtataaaaactgattttagcCAACGAAAGTTCAGCAAAGCTACGACTACAGAGCTGGTGAAAGATGTGTTTGAAAATGTGTTTGCTGCTCAATTAGATATAGATGATAACCAAAGTGAAGAAACAATGAATAAACTTGTAAAGACTGTATTTGACAATGTATGCGATGAAAATGTTAGTAATCTATCTGACATAAATTATGTTGAGGATCAAGTGATATGGAATGATCAAAAACTCtgtgaaaaaatgtttgttgttatcaaaaaaaatgtctcaaaaataccattaataggacgtatagaatatttttttcagactacgtttaaaaataaggcTCATATTCAGCTCTTTATGCATAGTTATGAAACTGTATTAGGTGAAACAGCAGATCCTCAGGAAATATTTGCTctcaaaaaatgtacaaacattgatattaaaaatatagtcaaaataatagatgttgtacaaaaaatacCTAGAAATAATTGGTTTCAACTTggtaattcaaaattacaagATCTCTTAGAACCTGTTAAccgcaataataaaaactcatttttttatcaacttcAATATGATGATGAATTTGGACGATTTGAGTATCCAAAGCCTGAAGAATTAATTACTGACATTAGAGATGAATACTGTAGTAACTGTGAAGTTTTTGATTTGGAAAACAAATCAAAAGAACCTGAAGTACTTGAGTTCATTGAAGAAGAAAAtggtatttcatatttttataaatttaaattattaaatgaagagtataaaattggtaattttatttacttacaacCTGGTATATTCTCAATGGCTGATAGATCAAATATGATTGAAGAAGAACAATTTGAGTATACAgagactattaaaaatatatgtaatcaagaacaaaaaattattgatgaaaCTGTATATCCTGAGTATTATCGTAAAACATTAGAAAATACAATGCGTGGTTCAAATGAAACCACTCCGGATCCATTCGATATTGCAGAAATAttagctatttattttattgctcaTGACAATAAAAAGGTCAAGCTAATAGTACGTCGTATGTATAGAGCTGAACAGATTCTTCTAGAAGATTCTGCTAGAAATGCAGATATGAACATGTTATTTTGGTCAGAAGAAGAGTTTAGGATCACATGTGAATATATATGTGGTAAATGTTATGTTTCTTACGGAACCAACATCCGAGATCCACTTGTATGGTCTTCGCTTGGTCCAGATCGATTTTATTTCACAAAACAATACGATTCCTTAACTGATTCCATTGTTCCTGAGTATAAACTCCCATGTGAAGCTAAACTGATAGGAAAAGaagtatatgttaattataactataattatgtagatgaagataaattacaatatataccatCATATAAGAAAATCAAACCACTTAGAGGACTTGATATATTTGCTGGTTGCGGTGGTTTGTCAAAAGGTTTAGAAGATAGTGGTCTGGTTATAAGTAATTGGGCTATTGAGTGTGATGAAATAGCTGCTGacgcatttaaattaaataatccaGGATCAACTGTGTTTGTTGaagattgtaataatttattgaaattagcAATGTCTggagaaaaaacaaatagcaAAAATCAGAACATACCACAAAAGGGTGAAGTTGACTTCATTTGTGGAGGTCCCCCTTGTCAAGGATTTAGTGGAATGAATAGGTTCAATTCTGGTCAATATTCATTGTTCAAGAACTCtttgattgtttcatttttatcatatattgatTTCTATcgtccaaaatattttgttgttgaaaATGTTAGAAATTTTGTGTCGTTTAAAAACAGCATGATCCTTAAATTAACACTTCGATGTATAACACGTATGGGCTACCAGTGTACATTTGGTGTTTTACAAGCTGGTAATTTTGGTGTACCTCAAACTAGAAGGAGGTTAATTATTATGGCAGCAGCTCCTGGCGAAACATTACCATTCTACCCAGAGCCTATACAcgtctttaataaaaaaagttcaagTTTAAGTGTCCAGGTTGgagataaaaaattcaaaactaattGCAAGTATGAAGAATCAGCTCCTATGAGAACTGTCACAGTATATGATGCCTGGTCTGATTTACCCGAAATATTGAATGGTGCTTATGAGGAAAAAATCCTATACAAATCAAAACCTATTACTCATTTACAAAAGTTACTAAGATATCCAAATAACCGATATGAAGAATCTATATTAAGTGATCATATATGCAAGGACATGTCACCTTTGGTTCAAGCTAGAATAGAATTGATACCAGTAGGTGAAGGAAGTGACTGGAGAGATTTACCCAATTCAAAAGTGAAATTACCTGATGGAAGTTATACTAATAAACTTTTGTATACTcacaatgatataaaaaatggtTATGGTCCAAATGGTGAGTTACGTGGTGTTTGCCAATGCGCTAGTGGTAGAAAATGTGATCCGCAAGATCGTcaaatcaatacaattattccTTGGTGTTTACCACATACTGGTAATAGACACAATAACTGGGCTGGCTTATATGGTCGTCTAGCATGGTCAGGTTTTTGTTCAACAACTATTACTAATCCTGAGCCAATGGGAAAACAAGGTAGAGTACTTCATCCTGAGCAACACCGTGTGGTCAGTGTACGAGAGTGCGCCCGTTCACAAGGTTTTAAAGATTCTTTCATATTTAATGGACCAATCATCAACAAACATAGGCAGATTGGTAATGCAGTTCCTCCGCCAATGGGTACAGCTATTGGTCATGAAATAATCAAAGCTATTTATCAAAACCATGGtttgtga
- the LOC113553426 gene encoding DNA (cytosine-5)-methyltransferase 1-like, producing the protein MAGGTSGDPEPKGVKRKLEEPSITEEENDFPSDYDEIQTDIPITNSKVRCKFCNKTKTEDVNIPSDAEPECIVLTNEILANIYTDNDDVVQHNLTNYSIYDENGHMCSIDSGVMERNVTIFMTGYVKPIYNNSPGVEDGIPAMALGPILEWWLSSYDGGTQALIGINTEYADYLLIEPHPKYKKYMTSVTEKIHLSREVIKNILSSEYDDPTYEDILNCVIDSVNPATGNKFTEEDLISHAQFVLNQVLEYDLNDTYHLPLAETQCIETLTQLSGAAKPVKGPSRRAGQRNQYVKTDINKREFSKATTTELVKDVFENMFAAQLDIDDKENEGNVNKLVKTMFDDVCNTKVKKEISDIHVNVNQVLWRDQILCEKMFIVVKNNVSTIPLIGRIEYFFKTKFKNKAHVQLFMHSYETVLGETADPQEIFALKNCTNIDIKNVIKIIDVVQKIPRNNWFQLGNSKLQDLLEPVNRNNKNSFFYQLQYDDEFGRFEYLKPIEPNTVIKEGYCSNCEDFALEQKSKEPELYEFIEEDKNISYFYKFKLNDEEYKVGSFVYLQPEIFKTASRSNMIGEEPFEHIETNKNVNNQEQKIIDETKYPEYYRKSLENTMRGSNETTPDPFEIAEILAIYFVNWDRKNIKMIVRRMYRAEQIPIADYAKNSDMNMLFWSEEEFRVTYQNIRGKCYVSFISNIQNPLMWSSSGPDRFYFTKKYDFMFGSIISEHELPSEAKLTGKEVYVNYKYQYVDEDKLQYIPSYKKIKPLRGLDIFAGCGGLSRGLEDSGLVISNWAIECDEQAAGAFKLNNPESTVFVEDCNHLLKLAMSGEKTNSKNQNIPQKGEVDFICGGPPCQGFSGMNRFNSGQYSLFKNSLIVSFLSYIDFYRPKYFVMENVRNFVSFKRSMVLKLTLRCITRMGYQCTFGILQAGNFGVPQTRRRLIIMAAAPGETLPLYPEPIHVFNRRSSSLTIQIGDKKFKTNCKYEESAPMRTVTVYDAWSDLPEIPNGANEEDIIYKSKPITHLQKLLRYPDNRYAESILSDHICKDMSPLVQARMELIPVGEGSDWRDLPNSKVKLSDGSYTNKLLYTHNDIKNGYGPNGELRGVCQCATGEKCDPQDRQNNTIIPWCLPHTGNRHNNWAGLYGRLAWSGFCSTTITNPEPMGKQGRVLHPEQHRVVSVRECARSQGFKDSFIFNGPILNKHRQIGNAVPPPMGTAIGHEIIKAIDKTPRYIYRQFL; encoded by the coding sequence ATGGCAGGCGGTACAAGTGGGGACCCAGAACCAAAAGGCGTTAAACGCAAATTGGAAGAACCATCAATTACAGAAGAAGAGAACGATTTTCCTTCTGATTATGATGAAATTCAGACAGATATCCCAATAACCAATTCTAAGGTACGCTGCaagttttgtaataaaacaaaGACAGAAGATGTAAATATTCCTTCAGATGCTGAACCAGAGTGTATTGTGTTAACAAATGAGATTTTAgctaatatttatactgataATGATGATGTAGTACAACACAACTTAACAAATTACAGCATTTATGATGAAAATGGGCACATGTGCTCAATAGATTCAGGGGTGATGGAGAGAAATGTCACAATATTCATGACTGGCTATGTAAAACCGATTTACAACAATAGTCCTGGTGTTGAAGATGGAATACCTGCTATGGCGTTGGGACCAATATTGGAATGGTGGTTATCGTCATACGATGGTGGTACTCAGgcattaataggtataaacaCTGAATATGCggattatttgttaattgaaCCACAtcctaagtataaaaaatacatgacatcagtaactgaaaaaatacatttaagtagagaagtaattaaaaatattttaagtagtgAATACGATGATCCAACTTatgaagatattttaaattgtgtgaTAGACTCTGTAAACCCAGCAACAGGCAATAAATTTACTGAAGAAGATCTGATTTCTCATGCTCAATTTGTCCTCAATCAAGTATtagaatatgatttaaatgacACTTATCATTTACCTTTAGCAGAAACTCAATGTATTGAAACATTGACCCAACTTTCAGGAGCTGCAAAACCTGTCAAAGGACCGTCTAGAAGAGCAGGACAAAGAAATCAATATGTGAAAACTGATATTAATAAACGAGAGTTCAGCAAAGCGACTACTACAGAGTTAGTAAAAGAtgtgtttgaaaatatgtttgcAGCTCAATTAGATATTGATGATAAAGAAAACGAAGGAAACGTGAATAAACTTGTTAAAACTATGTTTGATGATGTTTGCAAcactaaagtaaaaaaagaaatatctgACATACATGTTAATGTTAATCAAGTGTTATGGAGAGACCAAATATTgtgtgaaaaaatgtttattgttgtgAAAAACAATGTTTCAACAATACCTTTAATAGGAcgcatagaatattttttcaagacaaagtttaaaaataaagcacATGTTCAACTCTTTATGCATAGTTATGAAACTGTACTAGGTGAAACAGCAGATCCTCAAGAAATATTTGCTCTcaaaaattgtacaaacattgatattaaaaatgtaatcaaaattatagatgttgtacaaaaaatacCTAGAAATAATTGGTTTCAACTTggtaattcaaaattacaagATCTCTTAGAACCTGTTAAccgcaataataaaaactcatttttttatcaacttcAATATGATGATGAATTTGGACGATTCGAGTATCTAAAACCTATAGAACCAAATACTGTTATTAAGGAAGGTTATTGTAGTAATTGTGAAGATTTTGCCTTagaacaaaaatcaaaagaaCCTGAATTATATGAGTTTATTGAAgaagacaaaaatatttcatatttttataaatttaaattaaatgatgaaGAGTATAAAGTTGGTAGTTTTGTATATCTACAAcctgaaatattcaaaacagcTTCAAGATCAAACATGATTGGCGAAGAACCATTTGAGCATATAgagacaaataaaaatgtaaataatcaagaacaaaaaataattgatgaaaCTAAATATCCTGAGTATTATCGTAAGTCATTGGAAAATACAATGCGTGGTTCAAATGAAACCACTCCAGATCCATTTGAAATTGCAGAAATATTGgcgatatattttgttaattgggataggaaaaatatcaaaatgattGTAAGACGTATGTATAGAGCTGAACAAATTCCTATAGCAGATTATGCCAAAAATTCAGATATGAATATGTTATTTTGGTCAGAAGAAGAATTTAGAGTTACGTATCAAAACATACGTGGTAAATGTTATGTTTCTTTTATTTCCAATATTCAAAATCCACTTATGTGGTCTTCAAGTGGACCTGATCGattttatttcacaaaaaaatatgatttcatGTTTGGTTCTATTATTTCGGAACATGAACTTCCAAGTGAAGCTAAACTAACTGGCAAAGAAGTTTatgttaactataaatatcaatatgtggATGAAGATAAATTACAGTATATACCATCATATAAGAAAATCAAACCACTCAGAGGACTTGATATATTTGCTGGTTGCGGTGGTTTGTCAAGAGGCTTAGAAGATAGTGGTCTAGTTATAAGTAATTGGGCTATTGAGTGTGATGAACAAGCTGCAGGtgcgtttaaattaaataacccaGAGTCAACTGTGTTTGTTGAAGATTGTaatcatttattgaaattagcAATGTCCGGAGAAAAGACGAATAGCAAAAATCAGAACATACCACAAAAGGGTGAAGTTGACTTCATTTGTGGAGGTCCTCCTTGTCAAGGTTTTAGTGGAATGAATAGGTTCAATTCTGGTCAATATTCATTGTTCAAGAACTCtttgattgtttcatttttatcatatattgatTTCTATcgtccaaaatattttgtcatggaAAATGTTAGAAATTTTGTATCGTTTAAAAGAAGTATGGTTCTTAAATTAACACTTCGATGTATAACACGTATGGGCTACCAGTGTACATTTGGTATTTTACAAGCTGGTAACTTTGGTGTACCTCAAACTAGAAGGAGGTTAATTATCATGGCAGCAGCTCCTGGTGAAACATTGCCTCTGTATCCTGAGCCTATACATGTCTTCAATAGAAGAAGTTCAAGTTTAACTATTCAAATTGgtgataaaaaattcaaaactaattGCAAGTATGAAGAGTCAGCTCCTATGAGAACCGTCACAGTATATGATGCTTGGTCTGATTTACCCGAAATACCAAATGGGGCTAATGAGGAAGATATCATTTACAAATCTAAGCCCATTActcatttacaaaaattactaAGATATCCAGACAACCGATATGCAGAATCTATACTGAGTGATCATATATGCAAGGATATGTCACCTTTGGTTCAAGCTAGAATGGAATTGATACCAGTAGGTGAAGGAAGTGACTGGAGAGATTTACCCAATTCAAAAGTGAAATTATCTGATGGAAGTTATACCAATAAACTTTTGTATACTcacaatgatataaaaaatggtTATGGTCCAAATGGTGAGTTACGTGGTGTTTGCCAATGTGCAACTGGTGAAAAATGTGATCCGCAAGACCgtcaaaacaatacaattattcctTGGTGTTTACCGCATACTGGTAATAGACATAATAACTGGGCTGGCTTATATGGTCGTCTAGCATGGTCAGGTTTTTGTTCAACAACTATTACTAATCCTGAGCCAATGGGAAAACAAGGTAGAGTACTTCATCCTGAGCAACACCGTGTGGTCAGTGTACGAGAGTGCGCCCGTTCACAAGGTTTTAAAGATTCTTTCATATTTAATGGACCAATCCTCAACAAACATAGACAGATTGGTAATGCAGTTCCTCCGCCAATGGGTACAGCCATTGgtcatgaaataattaaagccATTGACAAAACAcctagatatatttatagacagtTTTTATGA
- the LOC113554318 gene encoding ras GTPase-activating protein 1 produces MAEFIRGGPGVVLRDKVHATLSLNSEDSQDILDQDFDPFIEQDELDGRNNVSLLQAPPENHWYHGRLSRYAAEERLWQTSEMGSYLVRESDRKPGSYVLSYLGRTGINHFRVTAVCGDFYIGGRQFDSLSDLIGYYTNCSDLLKRERLAYPVAPPEPVNDKKRVVAILPYTKMPDTDELTFQKGDIFFVHNDMGDGWLWVTAHRTGEQGMIFRDLVDHLDENIDPNTVFDWFHPGVTKNEAVDMLVKSGPGSFLVRPSDNSPGDYSLFFHVNNQIQRFRIEKKGVRYLMGGRTFECLDAVINRYRKEQIVEGHTLVMPVCRNSNELLELPIKQKEVQQAEKIYATLRECREQVGIKKVKGIKMQGYMFKKSDKNKKWKSLYFVLLIDGVDTHLCFYDNPKRTKPKGLIELSCAYLYPVHESVFDRPNCFQLVERALPCLATITYLSVSSQDLFQEWLSSLRMYCVTQLSRVPKAQKLRELRCLQLHILDAHRLPFKLVPNPFCIISLNQVKVARTRAKSGPDPVFDEEFTLDDVPPDVLTFTVSIYNKGKRSKDTEVAELTVDLNTLNNGAEVEDWYPLSGITPIGEWGSLRLRTRYLHDLIMPTEEYSPMQQLILDPDLESVRALADLCHQDRMPLATSLMGIFRHEKKEADLLRSLNDVEIMKEDETTTLFRAASLTTTLMDLYMKSVCSDFLKSAIQQTVFKLLESKQSCELNPCKMESPDDACDNAEFLLLVLDEITQSIFMSADACPRTLRYICGCLQRMVMNKWPYERLVRTRVVSGFIFLRLLCPAILNPRQFNLIPEPPPPMAARSLIMVAKCLQNLANLVEFGGKEPYMEVVNPFILKNKERMIVFLDQLSNVIEKPESEGEKIKGDPARNLGTLHHICKTHLIELQNLSKSQPSLKKLVTVTEMLNKHKQKYLEMIT; encoded by the exons ATGGCTGAGTTCATTAGAGGAGGTCCAGGTGTGGTGTTGCGCGATAAGGTACATGCTACACTAAGTCTTAACAGTGAAGACAGCCAGGACATACTCGATCAAGACTTTGATCCATTCATAGAACAAGACGAACTGGATGGTAGGAATAATGTATCGTTATTACAAGCACCACCTGAAAATCATTGGTATCATGGTCGGTTGAGTCGTTATGCAGCAGAAGAACGATTGTGGCAGACATCAGAAATGGGTAGTTACCTGGTGCGCGAAAGTGATCGTAAACCAGGCTCATATGTATTATCCTATCTGGGACGTACTGGTATCAATCACTTTAGAGTGACAGCTGTATGTGGCGATTTCTACATTGGTGGTCGACAGTTTGATAGTTTGTCTGATTTAATtggttattatacaaattgttcAGACTTATTGAAAAGAGAAAGACTTGCATATCCAGTAGCGCCTCCTGAACCGGTCAATGATAAAAAACGTGTTGTAGCAATTTTACCTTACACTAAAATGCCAGATACAGATGAACTAACATTTCAAAAAGGTGACATATTCTTTGTACACAATGACATGGGAGATGGATGGCTATGGGTAACTGCTCATAGAACAGGTGAACAAGGAATGATTTTTAGAGACTTg gtTGATCATTTAGACGAAAACATAGATCCAAATACAGTTTTTGATTGGTTTCATCCAGGCGTAACAAAAAATGAAGCTGTAGACATGTTAGTCAAATCTGGTCCTGGAAGTTTTTTAGTCAGACCAAGTGATAATTCTCCGGGtgattattcattattctttCATGTCAACAATCAAATCCAAAGGTTTCGAATTGAGAAGAAAGGTGTTCGTTATTTAATGGGTGGTCGTACATTTGAATGTTTAGATGctgttataaatagatatcgTAAAGAACAGATAGTTGAGGGACACACTCTTGTAATGCCTGTATGTCGAAACTCTAATGAATTATTGGAATTACCAATCAAACAAAAAGAAGTACAGCaagctgaaaaaatatatgcaacaCTTAGGGAATGCCGAGAACAGGTGGggatcaaaaaagtaaaaggaATAAAAATGCAAGGATATATGTTTAAGAAAAGTGATAAGAATAAGAAATGGAAATCATTATACTTTGTCTTATTAATTGATGGAGTTGATActcatttatgtttttatgataatccTAAAAGAACTAAACCTAAAGGTTTGATAGAATTGAGTTGTGCCTACTTATATCCAGTTCATGAAAGTGTGTTTGATAGGCCCAATTGTTTCCAATTAGTTGAAAGAGCTCTACCATGTTTGGCTACCATAACTTATTTATCTGTGTCATCACAAGATTTATTTCAAGAATGGCTTTCCTCTTTAAGAATGTATTGTGTGACTCAATTGTCAAGAGTTCCAAAAGCACAAAAATTACGTGAATTACGTTGTTTACAACTGCACATTCTGGATGCCCATCGTTTACCATTCAAACTTGTACCAAAcccattttgtataatatctcTGAATCAAGTAAAAGTAGCCAGAACTCGAGCTAAGAGTGGGCCTGATCCTGTATTTGATGAAGAATTTACTTTAGATGATGTACCTCCTGATGTATTGACATTCACTGTAAGCATTTACAATAAAGGAAAACGATCTAAGGATACTGAGGTAGCTGAGTTGACTGTAGACTTGAATACATTAAACAATGGAGCTGAAGTTGAAGACTGGTATCCTTTAAGTGGTATAACACCTATTGGGGAATGGGGTTCTTTGCGGTTGCGTACTAGATACTTGCATGATCTCATCATGCCAACCGAAGAATATTCACCAATGCAACAGCTAATTCTTGATCCAGATTTAGAATCTGTAAGAGCATTAGCAGATCTATGCCACCAAGATCGCATGCCTTTGGCTACATCTTTAATGGGAATTTTCCGGCATGAGAAAAAAGAAGCTGATCTATTAAGAAGTTTAAATGATGTGGAGATAATGAAAGAAGATGAAACTACTACATTATTTAGGGCTGCATCATTAACTACAACTTTAATGGACCTTTATATGAAATCGGTTTGttcagattttttaaaatccgCAATCCAACaaactgtttttaaactattggAGAGTAAACAATCATGTGAACTTAACCCATGTAAAATGGAATCCCCAGACGATGCTTGTGACAATGCCGAGTTTCTTTTGTTAGTATTAGATGAGATCACTCAATCCATATTTATGTCAGCCGATGCTTGTCCTCGTACTTTACGATATATATGTGGATGTCTACAGAGAATGGTAATGAATAAGTGGCCATATGAAAGACTAGTTAGGACCCGGGTAGTTTCtggtttcatatttttacgaCTCCTGTGCCCAGCAATCTTAAACCCTAGACAGTTCAATTTAATTCCAGAACCTCCACCACCCATGGCAGCTAGATCTCTAATTATGGTAGCAAAATGCTTGCAAAACTTAGCCAACTTGGTAGAGTTTGGTGGCAAAGAGCCTTATATGGAAGTTGTGAATCCATTTATACTGAAGAACAAAGAAAGGATGATTGTCTTTTTAGACCAGTTATCCAATGTTATTGAAAAACCAGAATCAGAGGGAGAGAAAATCAAGGGTGATCCTGCTCGTAATTTAGGCACCTTACATCACATTTGTAAGACACATTTAATTGAACTACAAAATCTTAGTAAAAGTCAACcatcattgaaaaaattggtCACAGTCACAGAGATGTTAAacaaacataaacaaaaatatttagaaatgatTACTTAA